In Sphaeramia orbicularis chromosome 7, fSphaOr1.1, whole genome shotgun sequence, one genomic interval encodes:
- the edn3b gene encoding endothelin-3b produces MARTPSIHGKRMMRFRILALMLLQGVLRCDAGAISEVKAGVVSDSSSSSSSGSRGFGFGGSAGLQWSKTMETKSRPKRCTCYSYMDRECVYYCHLDIIWINTPERTVPYGMSSYQGSQRIRRAVGRQNERAKSQRCLCAVVDADPECTDFCLSRPLQSPPSRSLHRVLGPG; encoded by the exons ATGGCGAGGACACCATCCATCCACGGAAAAAGAATGATGCGTTTCAGAATACTGGCTTTAATGCTTCTGCAAG GTGTTTTGAGGTGCGATGCAGGGGCCATTTCCGAGGTCAAAGCAGGAGTTGTGtccgacagcagcagcagcagcagcagtggcagcagGGGTTTTGGCTTCGGGGGATCTGCGGGTTTACAGTGGTCTAAAACAATGGAGACAAAATCCAGACCAAAGCGCTGCACCTGCTATTCCTACATGGATAGAGAGTGTGTCTACTACTGCCACTTGGACATCATCTGGATCAATACACCTGA ACGTACGGTGCCCTATGGAATGTCGAGCTACCAGGGATCCCAGCGGATCAGACGAGCTGTAGGGAGGCAAAATGAGAGGGCGAAGAGTCAGCGCTGCCTCTGTGCTGTGGTCGACGCAGACCCAGAGTGCACTGATTTTTGTCTGTCAAG GCCGCTGCAGAGTCCTCCATCCAGGAGTCTCCACAGAGTCCTTGGTCCAGGATGA